Genomic window (Spirosoma sp. KCTC 42546):
CGCACGAGGCCCGCAAACACACTTTACTTTTTGGCTATGCACCCAACATAGTATTGTACGCAACTCCACTTAATATCAAACTATTGATAAACAGCAAATTAATATTAAGCGTTACCCTACGAAATAATACCTATGCAATTATAAACAAATAATTAAAAAAAAGTTACACAAGATTAGATACACTGCTCTATTTTTGCAATCAATATGGCAAAAAAAGTTTCTTTTATGCACCTGGTTGACCGAGTTTGGGATATTCAGGGCTTTCCAAATTATTTCTTTGGACACGATAAGCAATTATACCGTTTCGACTCACGAGGACAGGTGAAAATTAATAAACGAGTCGTTATTGGCACTACCCAAGGGTATGTATTGAAGCGTAAATTCTATAGCTTATCACAACTTCGGCCACTTCTCCGAAGATCTAGCTCATGTGAGCAGCCAATTATAGATCATCCAGCGGACTCCTAAGCGTACTAATCTTATCGGCCGTCACATGGGTATACCGCATAGTCGTCAAGACACTCTCATGCCCTAATAATTGCTGAATGTATCGAATATCAAGCCCCGATTCGAGTAGATGTGTAGCGAAACTATGACGTAGGGTATGGATACCACCCTTTTTTGAAATTCCAGCAAATCGAACCGCATCACTGTAAACCTGTTGAATAGTACGGTTGGCAATAGGTTCTCCGTTATCTACTTCTTCAAATAGAAAGATTGTGGGCTTATAGTGCGTCAAATATTCGTTGATAGCGATTTCCAGTTTATCCGTCAACATGACCACCCGGTCTTTTTTGCCTTTCCCAGCCCGGACATTGAGGAGCCTTCTGTTGTAATCAAGGTCCTTTACACGCAGATGAGCTACCTCACTTATTCGCAAGCCGGTGGCATACACCAATTTGAAAAGAGTTCTATACTTCAAACTGGTTGTTGCACTGAATATCGCTTTCACTTCAGCCACGCTGTATACAATGGGAAGTTTAGTTGGCTTTCGTGGGTACTCAATAGCATAAAACTCTTTATCTCGTTGAAGGACTTTTTCGCAGTAAAACTTGTACGCATTGATGTGCACATTAATCGTTGAACTGCTCAACCGTTTCTTCTCAATTAGAAACAACAGGTACGTTTGATACTGAAACTTGGTCAGTTGATCAATTGGTTTAGGAACAACGTAGCGAATCAAGGCAACAAGGGCCTGTTTATAGTTTTTAAGTGTTTTGTAACTATAGTCCCGAACACGCAACGTATCGCAAACGGCCACGATAACCGGATGTCGGTCATACTCCCCCAAGCATGGAACATGGCGAAAAGGTAACCGTTGTACACCCGGTGGCCAAGCAGGATTTGTGGCTTTCTCAACCTCGACAGCTGTAGCAGTTGGCTTATAAAGTCGCACTACGGCTTCATCGAACCGGCAATAATCCTTCCCAAACAACTGGCCCAACTGAACAACAGCCGCCCGCGTGTTTGGCATAAGCCAGCATCGACGCGAATAGCTCCATCGTCTGCCCGGAATTTCACGAATCAGATTATTGCCAACGGGGTCTTCCGGAAAGGAAACCGCCAACAACGAAGCATCTTTATCATCAATACGAATCGTTACCATACGAATACGGGCTTTTACAGTTCCACGGACGCCAAAAGCCCGTATTCGTCACGGAATTGTTTAGGCTCACATATTCTCTGCCTATTGTTTTGTGTATAGCTGAATCTGCTTGGTTCGGGTGCTGATCCCAACGGCCAGATACGTTGGTTTGGCCTGCAATACATGCCGCCCCGATACCACCAGCCCTTTGAAGCGCCTGACCCAGGCCTCCACATCCTCGGGCTTATAATATTTTGCATTTCCAAATGAACAAGCTGGGTATAGTTTAAAAGCCTCCCGAAGTCGGTCAAAGGCAATGGGGGTGATGTTGTGTTTCAGACAGATCAATTGTTTGCTCAAAAACCCAGATGTCGATATGGCTTTCGGAGGCTTGCTGAGTATGGGTTTGTAGCGCGCAATGGCCTCCTGCTCCAGTCGGTCCAGGTCACTAGCCTCACACGTATGATAGCGAAATCGGACGAAGTCGATACCCGCACATCGGTGTTCCAATAGCCGTGCATGAAGATTTATGGCCTGGCCAATATAGACAACTTCATTGTTGGCATTCATCAAATAATAGATGCAGGGATGAGGCTGAAACAGCGCCGTACCATCCAGAATTTGCCCTAAATCAAGGCACTTTTGAGGTGTTTTTTCGGTGATTTTCATGTATTAAATATACTACAAACAATACTTATATACAACAAAAAATACATATATTTTTTACCTTTGTTTTATGGCTGGACGACGAGAAAAAAAGAATAGTATTCAGGGGAAATGGCTCAAAGAAGCCCTGGCCGCACAGGATATGACGGTCTATCGATTGGCGAAAGAATTGGGGTATAGCCGGGAAAAATTCTACCGGCATATCGGCAACAAAACCTACCTTAGCAGCGAGTCGCTGGCCGAAATAGCGAGTAAATTCCCAACCATGAATATGAGGTATGTACTCACAGGCGAGGGAAAAGCAGTGGTAGAAAAGTAGTGGAGTAGGTGGAGTGAGTGCAGTATGTGAAGTGAGTCAATTAGCCAAAGCCCTACACGATCACTGCACTTACTCCACCTACGCCACTTATTCCACCAACTCCACTACTACACCCATCTACAATTCAAACGTAATACCCTGAGCCAGGGGCATGGTGGTACCATAGTTAATGGTGTTGGTTTGCCGACGCATATAGGCTTTCCAGGCATCGGAACCCGATTCACGACCACCGCCGGTTTCTTTTTCCCCTCCGAAGGCACCCCCAATTTCGGCACCCGAGGTACCGATGTTCACGTTGGCAATCCCACAGTCGGAGCCGACCGCCGAAAGGAATTGCTCGGCTTCACGCAGGTTTAGGGTAAAAATAGCAGAGGATAACCCCTGAGGTACGCCATTCTGCTGCGCAATGGCATCGGCTAACGTGCTGTATTTAAGCAGATAAAGAATAGGCGCAAAGGTTTCGCGCTGTACCACGGGCCAGCTATTTTTCGCTTCAGCAATACATGGCTTAACATAACAGCCCGATTCAAAGCCTAGGCCCTCGATCACACCAGGTTCGACCACAAAACGCCCACCTAATTCACGTATTTCGTTGACCGCTGCCTGATAACCAGTAACCGCCAACTGATCAATTACGGGTCCTACATGGAATGACTCATCGAGCGGATTACCAATGCGCAATTGGGCGTACGCCTTCCTGAGTCGATTTTTCACATCGTCGTAGATACTTTCCTGGACAATAATACGGCGGGTGCTGGTGCAGCGTTGCCCGGCTGTACCTACGGCTCCAAACACAATAGCCGGTATGGCCAGATCCAGATCGGCATGTTCTGAAACGATGATTGCATTATTACCACCCAGTTCGAGTAGGGTTTTACCCAATCGTCCGGCCACGGCTTCGGCTACGGCTTTCCCCATGCGGGTGCTCCCCGTTGCCGATACCAGAGCAATGCGTGGATCGCGGGCTAGCCACTCACCCACATCGTGCCCACCCGTAACCAGGCAGGATACGCCTTCGGGCACATCGTTGTTACGCAATACCTCACCAATAATCTGCTGGCAGGCTAGAGCAGTCAACGGGGCTTTTTCGGATGGTTTCCAGATGCATACATCCCCACAAACCCAGGCCAGCATGGCATTCCAGGACCAAACAGCTACCGGAAAATTAAAGGCCGAAATAATCCCAACAATGCCCAGTGGCTGCCACTGCTCCAGCATTCGATGGGCGGGCCGCTCCGAGTGCATCGACAAGCCATAGAGCTGACGCGACTGCCCAACGGCGAAGTCGCAGATGTCAATGATTTCCTGCACTTCACCCAGGCCTTCCTGAAGTGATTTACCCATTTCGTAGCTAACCAACGTGCCTAATTCGCGCTTATAGCGCCGAAATTGTTCGCCCATCTGCCGTACAATTTCGCCCCGACGTGGCGCAGGAACCAGTCGCCACTCAGCAAAAGCAGTTTGGGCCGCTTCAACAACTCGGTCATAATCGGCCCGGGTCGATACATGAACACGGGCAATGAGTTGTCCGTCGGCAGGCGAGTACGATGCAAGAGGCTGATGACTACTCGTAATTTCGGTTGGCCAGAAAACCTGACCGGTACTGGTACCGGGCTTAATGGGCTGCATGGGCAGCGGAAGAATCGACTGCATAAGATCCGTTTGTGGTTTGTTGAGACGCGGGCAAATCTACCGGCCTTTACGCAAACAATGCACATCGACTTACAAACTTTTTGCACCAAAATTGGTTGAAATGGGATACTTGGTCACCCTTATAAAACATATAGACCGCCGATTTTTATGATCCATATGATTAATTATGATTTTTAAAATTTCATCAAAAAGGCAGAATCGTTGTCAACCGTATTAAAAAAATCATACCTAATCATAAAAATCATAGTCATCAGCATTCTAACCCAACGTTATGAAAATGAACCAATTTTTCGGCCTGTTTGCGATAGGAATCGCACTGGCTACTACCGCCACCTGGGCTCAGACAACGCCCACCGGAACCATCTCGCCAACAACGTACCCGCAAGGCGCCATTGCCCCGGATTCCATGTCCTCAAAAGCAGCATCTCGTAGCCAGAAAAAAGCCATGAAACAGTCACGGCGACTACTGAATCAGAATGCGAAGGCAACTGCTAACGGTACTACCAATACGTCGCCCCAGGATGCGCGTTATCGGCAGAGCTCTACCAGCGACGGCACTACGATGAATAACAGTAATCTAACCAATTACAATAGCAACAATGCTACCAATGCGCCAACCGGCGTTGGCAGCAATCCAAATACCGCTGGTAGTAAAACAAGCCAGCCCACTGGGCAACCTGCCGTAAACAACGTTAACGCCAATGCTGGGGCTATTGAAGCGGTAAAAGGTGCCAGAACAACCGAAACACCAGCGATTAAAGCAGGCAGTACGGTTCGAAATACCAGCATCGGCGATTTCATGGCCTCATCACCCAATTACACAACGCTTCAGAATGTTCTTCAGTCATCTGATTTGTTCGACATGCTGAAAGGTAGTGGTCCCTATACCCTGTTTGCTCCAATGAATAATGCGTTCAAGAAATTGCCCCCTGCCATTCAGGCGGGCCTGCTGGACGGCAATAACCGGGCAGCCGTAAAGCAGCTCTTGTCCTATCACCTGATCAATGGGTCGTTAAGCAGAGATGAACTAACCCGTCAAATTAAAGCAGGAAATGGGCAGGCACAGCTAAAAACAGTTGCTGGTGGTGTACTCACGGCTCGCGCTGCAGAAAATGGGCAACTTTCCTTAACGGATGAGCAGGGCGGTACCATCCATATTGACAATACCGATTATCCTCAGGCCAACGGAATGGTATATGGTGTTGATAACGTACTTATGCCCAAAGGGGGTGTAGCTGATTTCCGTTAAAAAACACCTAAAACAAAAACATAATGGGTTTACAATGTGTAAATAAGTTATTGTTGTAATGAAATCGGTGCAACGCCATTTGCACCGATTTCATTATACGGTTTGATTTACCAGGGAAAATCACTGTTTTCCTGGTTTTATAATGATCGTTGACGTATAGCAGTCCGTTCATTTTTTAAAATTCTCTCTATATTTGACCAACTTAATACCTTCTGCGTGAAACGCCAGTCCTCTTTAGTGTCAGAAAGTGTCCTGATCGAAAAGCTTATCCAGCGCGATCAGCAGGCCTTTCAATGGCTCTACGATCAGTATTCACCGGCTCTTTATGGTGTTGTGTTGCGTATCGTGCGCGATGATGAACAGGCAGCCGACCTCCTTCAGGACATTTTCGTTAAGATCTGGAAAAACCTGGATGCATATGATTCCAGCAAAGGCCGTTTGTTTACCTGGATGCTGAACGTTGCCCGTAATACAGCCATCGACTCGTTACGTGCCCGCAAAACTCAACCTACCGCAGCAATCCGAACTGATGAAGAGAACGTACATATTGTTGATCGCCAGCATAACACGGAGCAACCAAATCCAGAGCATATTGGCATTAAGGATGTAGTGAATCAGTTAAGACCTGAGCGCAAACAGCTCATTGATCTGGTATACTTTGGCGGATACACCCACGAAGAAGCTGCCGAAAAATTAAACTTACCCCTCGGAACGGTTAAAACCCGGGTCCGGGCTGCCCTACAGGAACTGAAACAACTCTTCAAATAATGAACGTAATTTATTGATTATGAACGTCACGGAGTACATAGCGTCTGGTATCTTAGAGTCTTACGTCATGGGAGCGGTGAGCGACCAGGAGCGACGCGAGGTCGAGTGCCTATCGTCTATTTATCCTGATATACGGCACGAACTTGACCAATTATCAGAAGCACTCGAAAACTACGCCCTGTTGCATAGTGTCGAGCCCCCGGCTTCCGTAAAAGATAAGTTGCTTCAGCAACTTGATTTTGAGAAGCCTATTGAAAAAGAAACGATCATTCGGCCAATGCCAGTTGATATGACTGCGGGCGAAACTACTACAGGACTAGCGTTTCGGGCTACCTGGGTCGTTGCTGCATCGATGGGTCTACTATTATTACTATTTTCCTTATTCCTGCTTTCGCAATTACGGACGAATCAAAAAACGCTGGCCGCCACCCGAACCGCAAATGAGACGCTTCAGTCGGAAATGCGCCAACTTCGTGATAATCAGAACCAGGCTAGTCAGGCATTAGCGCTATTACGCCAACCTGGCCTGCGAACACTGGAACTCAGGGGGAATGAGAAAGCACCGCAGGGAACCATGCTCGTTCTCTGGAATACCCGAACGCACCAGGTAGCGGTCGATGTTCGTTCACTACCCTCTTTACCCTCCGATAAACAATATCAGCTCTGGTCGATGGTTAACGGAAAACCGGTCGATGCAGGTGTGTTTGAAGCCACAAATGGCACTGCGGTTATACAACGCCTGAACCGCTCTGTAAGTCGGGCCGATGCATTTGCGGTGACAGTTGAAAACCGCGGGGGAAGCCCCACACCTACCCTGTCGACGCTACTAGCCCTGGCAACTGTAAACTCCTAAATAAGACTCTCTATTTTTTTGTTTTTATGGTTAGGTACACCAAACGCTTAGTTTAGTGTACCTTTTTTTGCTATTTGGTTTAATGGAAATTATTGAGGATTATTGCCTTCTAATCCTCTATGAAAAATAAGTTACTTATTTCCCTCTGGCGCCTAAAATGGCTTATTGCATGTATATTTGTGGGGATTCTGTATTTCTCAACGATCGCAATTAATGCAGAAAATATTCCTTTTACCGATGATTTAGCTCTACTTTCATCTCTTTACGACATCCATCACGAGCTCGATTGGACTTTAAAGATTAAAACTCTTTTTTCGCTTCATAATGAGCATCGATTAGTTATTCCTCGTCTCATCATTATAGTACTCTACTACATTCAAGATCAGCATGTAAATGTCATGTGGTGGATAGTAGTGGGCAATGCATTAATCTTCCCTGTTCTTTATCTATATTTTAAATCTGGCTTTACAAATTATAACATACTATTTTTCATACCTGTGTTATTTTTTGCGCTCCAGCCTATGCATTATGAACTTATGTATTGGGGGATGGCGTCTATCCAAAATATTGGCGTTCTTGTTCTTTCATCGCTATCATTTTACGTATTAATCTATACAAAAAATAACCTATTAGCTTTACTGATTGCTGTTTTGGCAGCCTTCACAAGCGTAAATGGTCTATATGTGTTTATCATTGGCATAATTTTACTTTTTTATAAAAGAGATTTGTATAGTAGTGCAATTTGGATTTTAGCGGGATGCGGCACTGCTTTCTTTTACTGGCAAGGGTTCTCGTTAGACGAAAACACCGGAAAAGGATTTCAGGAGTCGTTTCATATTATCAAATTTACAGCTACATTTATTAGCCTAGTAGGTGGAATTATTTATACACAAACCGTTCCTATCCTATCATTAGTTTTAGGATGGTTATTAATACTATTTTTTACAGCAATAAGTTATTATAGGCTTATCCTACAGCCTATTGAAGTCAATAACAGGCAATTATTTTTCCTATCTTGTTTAGCCTTTATTTTTCTAACCATTGCCGCTATAAGCCTTGGTCGAGATCCAGGTAGTGTTTTAGTAGTGAGCCGTTACAAGATATATTCTGCTTTATCTATTTCTTTAATATATAGCTTATTGATTGACTATATTTACAAATACAGATCGTTTTTTAGAGCAATTTTATTCTCCAGTTTACTTTTTTGGATAGTCAGTTATAGCCGCTACAATGGTCAGTTTAAAAGCCATACACGCCTACTATTCGCTCATTTTTTCAATTGGAAGTACAGTGATATTCTAGATGTATCTCCACCTTTTACTGCAAACTATTACGCTGACCATTGGCGCAAACTATACGCTTCTGGTCAGTATATACCTCCTGAGGGCGTAGAGGAAAAATGCAAGAAAATGATTTTGCAAGTCAATGCTAAACAGTATATAAACACGTTTTCTTTTATAGTAAACAATGTCATTACAATTAATCCAATTAGGCTAGCTTTTAATGATTATTATGTGGTATCTAAAGTAGATAAAAAAATAGCTATTTATCCATTACATACAGATAGTTTTTACCAAACGTTATTTTCTCCAGCCACAGCAATTTATTCAGCATCAATGAATACATCGTATTGGATACAAGACTCAAAGGGCCCCTTATTTATAGTACAACTCAATTGAGTTCATGAACGCTAAAAAAAACTTACTCCTATCCAGTACTCCTAAAAGAATCACTTTTTCCTAACTTTTGTTATAAATACAGTAATCTCAAAACTTAATACTCCTTATTTAACGTATATTAAGGTAAGGCCGTATGTAGCCATAGCGTTAGTTACGGATCATACAGGCTCGACACATTTAAAACATAAACCAATGAAAAATACCCTGCTTCTTTTATTGACAGCCTGTTTACTGGCAGGTATGGGCTTCCGTATTGCAGATGACACCCCACCTAAAAAAGTGGTAAAAACCAATGCAGAATGGAAAAAGATTCTGACCCCAGATCAATACGCCGTTCTGCGCGAACATGGCACCGAACGGGCCTTCACCAGCCCCCTGAACGATATTCACGACCATGGTACGTTCTATTGCGCCGGTTGCCACAATCCCCTGTTCTCATCTGATACAAAATTCAATTCGGGTACGGGCTGGCCAAGCTTTTATACCCCGATCTCGAAAACGGCCGTTAAGGAGGATTCCGACAAATCCTATGGCATGGTCCGCACCGAAGTTTTATGTAGCGTGTGCGGAGGACATTTAGGCCACGTGTTTAACGATGGCCCCAAACCTACCGGCCTTCGGTATTGTATGAATGGGGTAGCTATGACATTTGAGAAAAAATAGAACGAGAAGAAAAAAGGAGTAGCAGGGGTAGGGGGACGAGAGGGAAAATACAATGACAGCTGTATTCCTTGATATCGCTCGTCCCCTTACTCCATCTACTCCTTTCTTCCCATCACATAATAACCAGCCGGGCTGCACACACAGTCCGGCTTTTATGTATCATAGAGGCTGAAAATACGTTATCTTTGACACTTGGACTGGATTGACCCAGTTGATTTTCTCCTGTAGAGGAGGCTGATTGTCGGGAGACAGTCAATTATGGAGCTAAGTAAAGTATTCTTAGAAAGAAAGGCATGAGTCAATATAGGGATCGATTCCGCGCTGTTCGGCACGCTTTTGGAGCATTTCGACAACGGATTCGACAACGCCAGAAACAGTTGGGCAATGTCAAACGCGGAGTAGGCCGACAAATCGTAAAAATTGCAGGGGAAGAACGAGTCAACTCATGGCTGGATACCTATCACGGGTATCGGGATCGTCTTCGCTCCTTCATCCATCAGTATATCGACCCAGATGCCTGGTACTACCCGTACCTTAAAAATGGCGTGAAAGGCTTCCTTTGGGCCTTTCTGGCGTTGGGAATTTATGTCTTCATCCTTAACTATAACTTCCTGTACCTGACGGGTGCTATGCCCAGTGTGGAAGAGTTAAAGAATCCAAAACTCAATCAGGCGTCGGAGATTTACTCGCAGGACGGGGTGATGATCGGGAAATTCTATGCCGAGAATCGGACACCGATCAAGTACGAAAATATTCCAAAACAACTCATCAACGCCCTGGTTGCAACGGAAGACGTGCGCTTCTATGATCATGGAGGCATTGACCCCCGCGCTATTGGACGGGCTGTGATTACGTTTGGACGCGATGGGGGCGGCTCCACTATTACGCAGCAGTTAGCCAAAAACCTGTTTAAAACCCGCCGGAAAACCAGCACTGGGCTGCTCACCCGAATTCCGTTAATCCGGAAAGTCATTTACAAGTCTAAAGAATGGCTGATGGCGCTTAAGCTGGAACGGAATTTCACGAAAGATGAAATTATCACCTACTATTTTAACACCGTTGATTTCGGTAGTAATGCATTTGGCTTAAAAACAGCGGCCCGGACATTTTTCAACAAAGAACCCGACAGCCTGAATGTACAGGAAGGTGCCGTGCTGGTTGGCCTACAGAAAGCCACTACCAGCTACAATCCCCTCAAAAACCCAGATCGCTCCCGCGAACGTCGGAACATCGTACTTGGGCAGATGGCCAAGTATCAGTATCTGACAAAAAATCAGTCCGACTCCATTAGCGCATTGCCATTGGTAACGGATTTCACGCCGGAAAATCCCTACTCAGGGCCAGCCAGTTACCTGAAAAATGCCGTTCAGGATTATGTAAAAAAGTGGGGTGAAGAAAATGGTTACGACCTCTATACGGACGGATTACGCATCATTACAACCATAGATTCCCGGATGCAGCGCTACGCCGAAGACGCTACAGACGAGAAAATGAAGCAGTTACAACGTACGTTCGATAACCACTGGCGCGACCGTAACCCCTGGACGGATGAAGATGGCAAAGAGATTCCTGCTTTTATCGACTCGGTTGCCCGACGTACCGAACGCTACAAAAGCCTGAGCCGCCGATTCATGCCCCTGTACCCGGACTCGATCATGTATTACATGAAGAACGTGAAGTACAAAATGCGGGTATTTAGCTGGAATAATAAGCGCCATTACGACTCCACCGAAATGACCCCTTATGACTCCATTGCTTATTATAAGCACTTTTTGCAGTCGGGCATGGTGGCCATGGACCCCCGTACGGGCTACATTCGGGCGTGGGTGGGTGGCCTGGATTACGATTACTTCAAATACGACCACGTAAAGCAAGGCAAACGCCAGCCGGGTTCTACGTTTAAGCCGTTCGTGTACACCACAGCTATCGATGACACTCTGAGCAACCTAAGCCCCTGCGACCGTATTCAGGATAAGCCATTTCGAAAAGAATATCGGGAAAACGGCGAAGATAAAATCTGGGAGCCGCGCAATTCGACCGGCTTTTACTCGTACTCGAATATGACCCTTCGCCGGGCCATGGCGCGTTCGGTGAACTCTATTACGGCGCAATTAACGGATCAGGTTGGCCCCGAACGCGTAGCGGAATACGCGCACCGAATGGGGATCAAGAGTCGGTTACAAGCCGTACCATCTATTGGTCTGGGATCGTCGGATGTGTCTCTTTATGAACTGGTTGGCGCCTATTGTACGTTTGTCAACGATGGTGAATCGACAGAACCAATCATTGTTCAGCGGATTGAAGATCGGGATGGAAACGTCATCGAAACCTTTACGAGCCAGCACAAGCGTGCCATTAGCCCCGAAACCGCTTTCCTGATGCGGTATATGCTACAGGGCGGTCTGCAGGAGTCTGGCGGAACATCGCAAAATCTATGGTCGTTCGATCTGTTCAAGAATCATAACGAAATGGGCGGTAAAACCGGCACCACGTCGAACAACTCCGACGGCTGGTTTGTGGGGGTTTCCAATAACTTAGTAGTTGGCGCCTGGGTGGGTGGTGACGACCGAAGTATTCACTTCCGATCAACTGATCTTGGCGAAGGAGCGAAAACAGCCCTGCCTCTAGTTGGGCGTTTTCTGGAGAAAGTATACGCTGATCCGAAGTTTAAGAGCCTACAGGGACCCTTTCCGAAGGCGGATGGCAGTATTACGAAAAACTACCTGAACTGCGGTCCTTCCGGCGACGAAGAAACGACGGAAGAGTCGGACTCGACGGATGTGTCTGAGTTTGGCGACTCAACCTTTGTTCCAACAGTACCAGCACCTGACGCAACAACGCCACCTGATACAACAGGTAATCAACGGTAGATGGCAAAAAAGGGCAGTCAACAAAACTTCTGTATCTGTTTTTCAGTTTCTGTCAATACGGTATCTGAACATATTGGCCGGTAATTTGCTGGAAGACTATCCACGCTACACTGTTATGAAACGCATTGCCCAAATCCTTCGCTGGACGTTACTATCGCTATTTGTCCTGGCGGCTGGTACGGTAGTGGTTGCCTGGTTTATTGATTCCCGGCAAACAAATGATGAATTAATCGAAGAATTTCAGGGACAGCGGATTCGTCCAACGGTTCATTCGTATCAGGTTCGCGGGCAAACAAACTCAGACGAATCCAGAACTATCCG
Coding sequences:
- a CDS encoding site-specific integrase; its protein translation is MVTIRIDDKDASLLAVSFPEDPVGNNLIREIPGRRWSYSRRCWLMPNTRAAVVQLGQLFGKDYCRFDEAVVRLYKPTATAVEVEKATNPAWPPGVQRLPFRHVPCLGEYDRHPVIVAVCDTLRVRDYSYKTLKNYKQALVALIRYVVPKPIDQLTKFQYQTYLLFLIEKKRLSSSTINVHINAYKFYCEKVLQRDKEFYAIEYPRKPTKLPIVYSVAEVKAIFSATTSLKYRTLFKLVYATGLRISEVAHLRVKDLDYNRRLLNVRAGKGKKDRVVMLTDKLEIAINEYLTHYKPTIFLFEEVDNGEPIANRTIQQVYSDAVRFAGISKKGGIHTLRHSFATHLLESGLDIRYIQQLLGHESVLTTMRYTHVTADKISTLRSPLDDL
- a CDS encoding GIY-YIG nuclease family protein; this encodes MKITEKTPQKCLDLGQILDGTALFQPHPCIYYLMNANNEVVYIGQAINLHARLLEHRCAGIDFVRFRYHTCEASDLDRLEQEAIARYKPILSKPPKAISTSGFLSKQLICLKHNITPIAFDRLREAFKLYPACSFGNAKYYKPEDVEAWVRRFKGLVVSGRHVLQAKPTYLAVGISTRTKQIQLYTKQ
- a CDS encoding helix-turn-helix domain-containing protein translates to MAGRREKKNSIQGKWLKEALAAQDMTVYRLAKELGYSREKFYRHIGNKTYLSSESLAEIASKFPTMNMRYVLTGEGKAVVEK
- a CDS encoding aldehyde dehydrogenase family protein, with protein sequence MQSILPLPMQPIKPGTSTGQVFWPTEITSSHQPLASYSPADGQLIARVHVSTRADYDRVVEAAQTAFAEWRLVPAPRRGEIVRQMGEQFRRYKRELGTLVSYEMGKSLQEGLGEVQEIIDICDFAVGQSRQLYGLSMHSERPAHRMLEQWQPLGIVGIISAFNFPVAVWSWNAMLAWVCGDVCIWKPSEKAPLTALACQQIIGEVLRNNDVPEGVSCLVTGGHDVGEWLARDPRIALVSATGSTRMGKAVAEAVAGRLGKTLLELGGNNAIIVSEHADLDLAIPAIVFGAVGTAGQRCTSTRRIIVQESIYDDVKNRLRKAYAQLRIGNPLDESFHVGPVIDQLAVTGYQAAVNEIRELGGRFVVEPGVIEGLGFESGCYVKPCIAEAKNSWPVVQRETFAPILYLLKYSTLADAIAQQNGVPQGLSSAIFTLNLREAEQFLSAVGSDCGIANVNIGTSGAEIGGAFGGEKETGGGRESGSDAWKAYMRRQTNTINYGTTMPLAQGITFEL
- a CDS encoding fasciclin domain-containing protein, yielding MNQFFGLFAIGIALATTATWAQTTPTGTISPTTYPQGAIAPDSMSSKAASRSQKKAMKQSRRLLNQNAKATANGTTNTSPQDARYRQSSTSDGTTMNNSNLTNYNSNNATNAPTGVGSNPNTAGSKTSQPTGQPAVNNVNANAGAIEAVKGARTTETPAIKAGSTVRNTSIGDFMASSPNYTTLQNVLQSSDLFDMLKGSGPYTLFAPMNNAFKKLPPAIQAGLLDGNNRAAVKQLLSYHLINGSLSRDELTRQIKAGNGQAQLKTVAGGVLTARAAENGQLSLTDEQGGTIHIDNTDYPQANGMVYGVDNVLMPKGGVADFR
- a CDS encoding RNA polymerase sigma factor; the encoded protein is MKRQSSLVSESVLIEKLIQRDQQAFQWLYDQYSPALYGVVLRIVRDDEQAADLLQDIFVKIWKNLDAYDSSKGRLFTWMLNVARNTAIDSLRARKTQPTAAIRTDEENVHIVDRQHNTEQPNPEHIGIKDVVNQLRPERKQLIDLVYFGGYTHEEAAEKLNLPLGTVKTRVRAALQELKQLFK
- a CDS encoding anti-sigma factor domain-containing protein, translated to MNVTEYIASGILESYVMGAVSDQERREVECLSSIYPDIRHELDQLSEALENYALLHSVEPPASVKDKLLQQLDFEKPIEKETIIRPMPVDMTAGETTTGLAFRATWVVAASMGLLLLLFSLFLLSQLRTNQKTLAATRTANETLQSEMRQLRDNQNQASQALALLRQPGLRTLELRGNEKAPQGTMLVLWNTRTHQVAVDVRSLPSLPSDKQYQLWSMVNGKPVDAGVFEATNGTAVIQRLNRSVSRADAFAVTVENRGGSPTPTLSTLLALATVNS
- the msrB gene encoding peptide-methionine (R)-S-oxide reductase MsrB, whose amino-acid sequence is MKNTLLLLLTACLLAGMGFRIADDTPPKKVVKTNAEWKKILTPDQYAVLREHGTERAFTSPLNDIHDHGTFYCAGCHNPLFSSDTKFNSGTGWPSFYTPISKTAVKEDSDKSYGMVRTEVLCSVCGGHLGHVFNDGPKPTGLRYCMNGVAMTFEKK